Sequence from the Gloeocapsopsis dulcis genome:
TTACCGAACTCATAGCTGGGGTACGTTCTGGTTATGTAGTTAGCTTTCCTACAGATACAGTACCTGCCCTCGCCGCATTGCCAGAAAAGGCAGATTTAATTTTTACATTCAAGCAACGCAGTCAAGATAAACCGTTAATTCTCATGGGTGCCAAGGCAAGCGATCTTTGGAGTTTTGTGACTGAAAGTAATGAAAAAAGGCAGTGGCAACAAATCGCTGAATTATACTGGCCTGGAGCTTTAACACTCGTGCTACCTGCATCCACGCACGTACCCAAACAGGTCAATCCCACTGACCTTAGTACAATTGGATTACGAGTGCCAGATTGTGCGATCGCGCAAAGTATTTTGGCACAAACAGGTCCTCTGGCGACGACAAGTGCTAATTTATCAGGACAGCCGCCATTACAAACAATGGCAGAAATTGCTGCACAGTTTCCTGATGTCATGACGCTCTCACAATCAGACGTTGCAGAAAACAGTCATATTACTGTTCCTTCTACTGTGGCAAAATGGACAGGTAAAAGCTGGGAGATTTTGCGGCAAGGAGCGGTAACGTTAGAAGTTTAAGCTTGTATAAAAACGAATGAGCTGGATTAACTGGGTATATCTAGCAATAGGGCTAGGGTTAGGGCTGGGAAGTCA
This genomic interval carries:
- a CDS encoding L-threonylcarbamoyladenylate synthase, with product MTQVSITELIAGVRSGYVVSFPTDTVPALAALPEKADLIFTFKQRSQDKPLILMGAKASDLWSFVTESNEKRQWQQIAELYWPGALTLVLPASTHVPKQVNPTDLSTIGLRVPDCAIAQSILAQTGPLATTSANLSGQPPLQTMAEIAAQFPDVMTLSQSDVAENSHITVPSTVAKWTGKSWEILRQGAVTLEV